The window GCTTGTCACCGGGTTCCAGCAGAGGAAGAAGAGGTTTAGATCCAACAGTCCATAATACTAGATCTGCCTCGATGATTTGCCTTTGAAATCCCCTTTCAGCAGGTTGAAGTTCCAATATATATTTCTCATGATCATGTTCTGCAGCAATACCCGGAACTGCTCCACTGTCAGTCAGCTTTTCTGAAGCTTCTGCATTGCCCACTCTCTGAATAGAGCGGACAAAATAACCCAATAGTAGTTGAACTTTCCTAGATGAAAGAACCTAGCACCAACAGCCAAAAAAAAGGTGCTGTCAGGGCAGATATATAATTTACTCTCAATAATTATAATGAGAAGGTTGCAACAAAAATTGGAACTTTCTTGGAGAAGAACAACAAAATCTACTCTGCGATagacttgaaagaaaaaagttaagTCACATACTGAAGCTAGGACTCTTGGTAGTTGGGTTTCAAATTCCAAGTACTAAACATTTCACCAAGTTCACATTACTAAAttctataaacaaataaattcatcTATTAATACAGCTAAAAGGATTACTCTGAAGCTGTTGTTCAGTGATCCACAAATAATCTTTCAAGAAACATGAAATCCAAATTCCAGACAACTTACTTTTAAGGCAGCTTCTCTATTCCCAGGTGGGGCAGTTGGGCAGATTGTGGTATCCACATTAATTGCTTGCACAATCCCTCCATCCTGCAGTCTCTCTGCTACTGTGGCAGCTAACTCAACCCCAGCGTAACCACAACCAACAACAACCACACGAATCGGAGTGCCCTTGCCAAAGTTCATCCTCTCTAGTGTTCTTAGCTTATTGTCAACCTTCTGCTTTGCAAGAATATTATCATGTGAAGGCAGGGAACACTAATTTGTTGCAACACAGAAAACTAACGGTCTATCAAAAGATAACATAGAATGAAAAAGATTATTTTCAGTCAAGCACTCACGTGTGCATCCTCTAGGGTGGAGAATGGCAATGCAAACTCTAATGCTCCTGgtacaaaatcaagttttgattCAGCTCCCAAGGCAAGAACCAGCCTGGCTGTCCAGGGTAAAAGaccaataattaaaaagaaagaaaattcaaatcagTAGGGCCAAGCAACCTTTACATTAAAGTCATGAGAACAAAGTCAATCTAGATCATGCTAATAGGGAAATCTGAATGTTGAAAACAAATTCTTTATATTGATACAAGGTTTTTCATTTGCATGTTCTTTTGGTACATATAAGTACTTCCTTACACTGCATCATACCCAGATGTAATCAATCCTACACCCCATATATTACAGAGGCAAGAAGGAACCTCTTCTCTAAGATCACTTAGGGAGctctaaaactaaaaaaccaaCAGGTCCTGGTCTTTTACATATTTTAAGTATAAATTAAAGATTATGACAACGAGCAGCACCTATCATTATATATCTTTGATGGaacagaaaggaaaaaagagtaagaaagactaatttaaaaaaaaaaaagaaaaaaagtagaaaCTCTAAAGGTGTGTCAATAATAAGCACTATACCAGTCATATTCAATAAGGAGGCCACTTTCAAGATGCACAGTTCCTCCACAACGAGATCTGGAGGGCCCATTCATTCCCAAATGATCGGCTGGATGCAATAGTTTTACCCTGTCTTGAAAAAACTGCACACTGGTGTTTGCCAGCAAATCCAAGAAACGAGGAGCTATTTCCCATGCATCTACTTCTGCATACAAAGAGATACTTACTTTATCCCCTACTTTTATAAGATCATTTAGATGGATTAGGAGAACATAAATGTGATTTAACCCAAAGAACGACGTACCTCCAGATAGAAGCTCATACAACATTGgcttaaaaacaaaatgttcagACTGGTCGACAAGAAGCACCTAGTCCCATATCCAATGCATTTCAAAGGTGATACATAACAAATTGAATAGTGAAAATGTtgctatgaaaaaaaaattcacaaaatgcCCAAGCAAACAGGGCACCTCTGCCACTAGCTAAGGCAAACAAATCAAgtgattaaattatttgtttgtttttaatcaCGAATTACCTGAGGTTTTTTGTCATCAGGCCACACAAGTGATTCTAGTCTCAAAGCAGTATATAAGCCTCCAAATCCACCACCTAGTATACACACCCTTGGCTTCTGTAAGCAAAACATTTTTGATACTAATGTTAGCGTATCCAACCCAAAAGCATAAGGTTAGTTGGAGAGGCCCAAACTGAAGGTGGCACTCTCTAACAACACCACTTATCATGTGCAGACTCAAACAGAAATAGAGACAGATGGCCTCATCACTCATCAGCCTAACAGATGCATATGAGCCTGACTAATGAAGTCCAGGAATATATAGAagctaggctctgataccatgtttgAGGTTTGAACATCCAACCCAAAACAATATGCTATTAGGTGAAGAGACCCAAACCAAGGTGAGGCTTTAAAATAATAACACATAACCACCAAGTTTAAGATATTTCTTCGCAATTTCTAGAGTGTAACACACAATAAATTTGATGCAGCAGCATAAAGCATGGTCAACTTCAAATTAAGCACAAGAAAGTCATCCAACATTGACAACAAAGTAATTTAAGAATGCTTTATTATATAAATGTATGTAAAGCCattgagctctagctcaaatggcacttcctccACTTGCAAACGTCGAGTGCGTGCATAATtaccaataaatatatataaatttggtgAATAGTTGCCAAGAGTCATGCAACTCAATTGACAGTTTTTGGTGTTTCCAACGAACTAAATTCACGAGTTCCTAATAGCTTTAACACATACAATGGACATTGCATTACAAATGAGACACACTTCAATTGCAATAGTAAATCAATAAATTTAACAAATGGGGGGCAACCTTGTTGTCTTGCCAAACATAAGACCTCGGAGCTTTTTCACCTTCAGAAATTTCCAAAACACCTCCATTCGCCACAGTCACACCCGAACGAACGAATCGAACTACTTTGTTCGGAAATAACGAGAAGCCGGTCCCATATCTTTTCGGAAATCCGGGAAATAGCTTGTTTGTCCATTGCTTTGCTCCTCCTGaaattccacaaaaaaaaaaaaaccttaagagCAGTGAAGCTAGTGTTTAGCTATATGtgccatttatttatttattgttatcaTTCTCAGACAAGTAAACATGTTACTATCCATACATAAAATTTCTGAAATCTTTCATTTTCTAAGAGGCCAATgtttagagagaaagagatagcaTACGATTGAAGGGTAAGAGTAGCGTAGCTGAAGCTGAAGCTGAAGTAGATAACGCAATGTGTGCCATTACCGATCTGTGCGAGCGTGCAATTAGGGATTTTAGTGAGTCTAACCCGTAACAGCTTTTAGAGAGTGAATTGgcttttttttatgttatatatGGCTGTTTTGGTTCCACGCTACCAGTGCCACAGCGCACGTTGCAATGGTCGCCCAAACTCCGcgttacttcttcttcttcttccatttttaatttttaaaaaaaatattattattgttttttttttgaataaattatatatgtatttggttttttttttcatttacattaaaaaaaaaaaatcaatttgattcttaactttttaattgtgtcaatttggttcaTAACTTTTCAGTATCATGCCAATTTAACCATTGTTGTTATCTCTtagatgtaaattattaatatgtctaacagacaaaataaaaaattagtttatgtGGATTTgacaataaactaatttttttaaaagagcaAATTAAAATACGATGTAAAAGATAAgaattaaatatgtaattaattttttacttatttttattttttataatgaactattttaagaaatttttaatattactcttatgggaaatataaatttttttccaaatagtcaaattttttttttttttccataaaaagcttttaaaaatagttcctaCTACACCATTGGCGACATCGTTAATTTTTCACATGTTAAAATAAcagaataaacaaatataaaaatcagTCAACATTCAAATATCGATCATACTAATGAGTGCCTTTggagcttttttctttttccataaaaaatttctaaaagtaTTTTCTAAACTAATACTCTTAGGCATCGGTTAACTTTTCCCTTCCCTTCAAATAGGAACAATTCAAACTCATTACATATAGGGGAAGTTTGGTTCGCCGTGATATTACGTTATGCTGTAATATTATTGTAGgaacacgattctcaaacggcccaacaaggacgttgggctcgcacgtgaaggatccctcacaataagatttgtagagagtgggcttaaaaggccaGCGTctggtcacggggcgttggtccaaaccggactttagggaaactcagataagaaaaggcttcagcctggatatccaagccctacaactttgtaacttgagggattggactcctcggatcatgtccgaggagcactactgcctttctccggttacccggcgatgggtttttcgtggtggtgtacttATATTGTCCggtcattctcatccctggagtttttccccaggaagtgagatggagATCCCcccctaattagtttacctttccttttatactagcttacgtttgctgtccctcgtccacgtgtagggtcaacttttccaggactgatatttgtcccgtcaatctaatcctagaattgttggggatggttaataaagcctaaaaatcaggttctgttaggtgtagagtcttatcagtgaagggtattaaggacaacttccctgagatattttctgatctttagaGTTTGCCcgtatgccactttcatcaatgagactttgggtctgccgaggaccaagctgtcctcggctgtatccccgggccattttgagcttcttatctttgagcttgggccatggccttcttaggcttgggcctgtggactccccataagcaagCGGGtcgggcccataaattattgggccccacaattatgttattgtaattttatattaatgttaattttaatacaaaaatacaaCATTACATTGTTTAGGAAGGTGATAAGATTAagatgatgtgatatattttgtaattttatattatgataatgttaaaaagaataataaataaaaaaccttaatGTCACTTTATTGTAATATGCACCTCATTAAGTGTACATCACAGTAAACCAAACGCCCAATTGAGATAATGACTACGATTATAATAAAACAAACTCAACTCCTACGGGTAGATTTTTTTCTAGCTCCTTAGCCAATTCTCTGGCACCTTTAATATTCTGTGTCTTCACAGTTTCGCAACGAGGTGTAATAACAATCTTCTCAAGCTGGGTGGCACTTTTGAGTACGTAATTAATAAGCTCCATGTCTATTTCACGCCCCGTAAATCCCACAATTTCCACTTCCTTGACCCCGAGGTGCTCAT of the Quercus robur chromosome 10, dhQueRobu3.1, whole genome shotgun sequence genome contains:
- the LOC126702136 gene encoding alternative NAD(P)H-ubiquinone oxidoreductase C1, chloroplastic/mitochondrial; protein product: MAHIALSTSASASATLLLPFNRGAKQWTNKLFPGFPKRYGTGFSLFPNKVVRFVRSGVTVANGGVLEISEGEKAPRSYVWQDNKKPRVCILGGGFGGLYTALRLESLVWPDDKKPQVLLVDQSEHFVFKPMLYELLSGEVDAWEIAPRFLDLLANTSVQFFQDRVKLLHPADHLGMNGPSRSRCGGTVHLESGLLIEYDWLVLALGAESKLDFVPGALEFALPFSTLEDAHKVDNKLRTLERMNFGKGTPIRVVVVGCGYAGVELAATVAERLQDGGIVQAINVDTTICPTAPPGNREAALKVLSSRKVQLLLGYFVRSIQRVGNAEASEKLTDSGAVPGIAAEHDHEKYILELQPAERGFQRQIIEADLVLWTVGSKPLLPLLEPGDKPHELPLNARGQAETDETLRVKGHPRIFALGDSSSLRDSNGRLLPATAQVAFQQADFAGWNIWAAINDRPLLPFRFQNLGEMMTLGSNDAAISPSFIEGLTLEGPIGHTARKIAYLIRLPTDEHRLKVGISWLTKSAINSVSSLQSTLSKVLSGS